One stretch of Actinacidiphila sp. DG2A-62 DNA includes these proteins:
- a CDS encoding roadblock/LC7 domain-containing protein: protein MSHEARNLQWLLRDFIDEVPGARSVAVVSSDGLLLLAADAGRAPGPQPGAAPASGTPASGALPSGAPATPGGPPAQVGEARLDLAAVVSGLASLTVGAAKLMDGGRVRQTTVAMEGGLLVVMSISDGSLLGVHAAADSDITVIAYHMALFVSRAGHVLTPALRGELRQAMETSG from the coding sequence CTGAGCCACGAGGCCCGCAACCTCCAGTGGCTGCTGCGCGATTTCATCGACGAGGTCCCCGGCGCCCGCTCCGTCGCGGTGGTCTCCTCCGACGGCCTGCTGCTGCTCGCCGCCGACGCCGGCCGGGCGCCGGGCCCGCAGCCGGGCGCCGCTCCCGCCTCCGGCACTCCCGCCTCCGGCGCCCTCCCCTCCGGCGCCCCCGCCACCCCCGGCGGACCGCCCGCCCAGGTGGGGGAGGCCCGCCTCGACCTCGCCGCCGTCGTCTCCGGCCTCGCCTCCCTCACCGTCGGCGCGGCCAAGCTGATGGACGGCGGCCGGGTGCGGCAGACCACCGTCGCGATGGAGGGCGGCCTGCTCGTCGTGATGTCGATCAGCGACGGCTCGCTGCTCGGCGTGCACGCCGCGGCCGACAGCGACATCACCGTGATCGCGTACCACATGGCCCTGTTCGTCTCCCGGGCCGGCCATGTGCTCACCCCCGCGCTGCGCGGTGAACTACGGCAGGCCATGGAGACGTCCGGCTGA
- a CDS encoding GTP-binding protein produces the protein MGFAGFDRQEGLQDWQTDPERAPVSTKIVVAGGFGVGKTTFVGAVSEISPLTTEAVMTKASEALDDLAATPDKQTTTVAMDFGRITLEQDLVLYVFGTPGQQRFWFMWDDLVRGAIGAVVLADTRRLADCFPALDYFEGTGLPYTVAVNQFEGTPEYTAQDVRDALAVPEHIPVLIIDARKRYSVIEALLALVAHAMDEQPI, from the coding sequence ATGGGCTTCGCAGGCTTTGACCGGCAGGAGGGCCTGCAGGACTGGCAGACCGACCCCGAGCGGGCGCCGGTCTCCACGAAGATCGTCGTGGCCGGCGGCTTCGGTGTGGGCAAGACCACCTTCGTCGGCGCGGTGTCCGAGATCTCCCCGCTGACCACCGAGGCGGTGATGACCAAGGCCAGCGAGGCGCTGGACGACCTGGCCGCCACGCCCGACAAGCAGACCACCACGGTCGCCATGGACTTCGGTCGCATCACCCTCGAACAGGACCTGGTGCTCTACGTGTTCGGCACGCCGGGCCAGCAGCGCTTCTGGTTCATGTGGGACGACCTCGTGCGCGGCGCGATAGGCGCGGTGGTGCTGGCCGACACCCGCAGGCTCGCCGACTGCTTCCCCGCGCTGGACTACTTCGAGGGCACCGGCCTGCCGTACACCGTCGCGGTCAACCAGTTCGAGGGCACACCGGAGTACACCGCGCAGGACGTGCGGGACGCCCTCGCCGTCCCCGAGCACATCCCGGTGCTGATCATCGACGCGCGCAAGCGCTACTCGGTGATCGAGGCGCTGCTGGCGCTGGTCGCCCACGCGATGGACGAGCAGCCGATCTGA
- a CDS encoding C40 family peptidase, whose translation MADVRRRRQWACTGALCAGVLLAVGALAPAAGAAPYDPPPQPAVPLTTLLSRLQSLYLQTESATEAYDQAKQVADEQRAKARTVDRQLAQQRVKVAASRDEVALLANRMYQQGGLSPYLALLDGGSPQDFFGRQHVLERSAQHQKDVLAELSAGERRLSTLNTQAQQALDKAQHAQAVQSARKNQVESSLRQVEAALSGLTGVQVQELQTLEQRGEDQAQRDFMDAKPLGDDPALRSPSAVGARALDFAFEQLGKPYVWGAAGPNAFDCSGLTSQAWAHAGTVVPRTSQEQWARLPHVPLVLLRPGDLVVYFAKATHVALYIGDGLVIQAPRPGSVVKVSPIAANPVLGAVRPDMGAASLTHYQPHSVPKSARLPTPIGTTKL comes from the coding sequence TGCTGGCCGTGGGCGCGCTGGCGCCGGCGGCCGGGGCGGCGCCCTACGACCCGCCGCCGCAGCCCGCCGTCCCGCTGACCACGCTGCTGTCCCGGCTGCAGAGCCTGTATCTGCAGACGGAGTCGGCCACCGAGGCGTACGACCAGGCGAAGCAGGTGGCCGACGAGCAGCGGGCCAAGGCCAGGACGGTGGACCGGCAGCTCGCCCAGCAGCGGGTGAAGGTGGCCGCGAGCCGCGACGAAGTGGCGCTGCTGGCCAACCGGATGTACCAGCAGGGCGGCCTGTCGCCGTATCTGGCGCTGCTCGACGGCGGCAGCCCGCAGGACTTCTTCGGCCGGCAGCACGTGCTCGAACGGTCCGCGCAGCACCAGAAGGACGTGCTGGCCGAGCTGAGCGCCGGCGAGCGGCGGCTGAGCACCCTCAACACCCAGGCGCAGCAGGCGCTGGACAAGGCGCAGCACGCCCAGGCGGTGCAGTCGGCGCGCAAGAACCAGGTCGAGAGCAGCCTGCGGCAGGTCGAGGCGGCGCTGTCCGGGCTGACCGGCGTGCAGGTCCAGGAGCTGCAGACACTGGAGCAGCGGGGCGAGGACCAGGCCCAGCGCGACTTCATGGACGCCAAGCCGCTCGGCGACGACCCGGCGCTGCGCTCCCCCTCCGCGGTCGGCGCGCGGGCGCTGGACTTCGCCTTCGAGCAGCTCGGCAAGCCGTACGTGTGGGGCGCGGCCGGTCCGAACGCGTTCGACTGCTCGGGCCTGACCTCGCAGGCGTGGGCGCACGCCGGGACGGTGGTGCCGCGCACCAGCCAGGAGCAGTGGGCGCGGCTGCCGCACGTGCCGCTGGTGCTGTTGCGCCCGGGCGACCTGGTGGTCTACTTCGCCAAGGCCACCCACGTGGCCCTCTACATCGGCGACGGGCTGGTCATCCAGGCGCCGCGGCCCGGCTCGGTGGTCAAGGTCTCACCGATCGCCGCGAACCCGGTGCTCGGCGCGGTCCGCCCCGACATGGGCGCGGCGTCGCTGACGCACTACCAGCCGCACTCCGTGCCGAAGTCGGCGCGGCTGCCGACGCCGATCGGGACGACGAAGCTCTGA